A region from the Acomys russatus chromosome 24, mAcoRus1.1, whole genome shotgun sequence genome encodes:
- the Rabl6 gene encoding rab-like protein 6 isoform X2, protein MFSALKKLVGSEQAPGRDKNIPAGLQSMNQALQRRFAKGVQYNMKIVIRGDRNTGKTALWHRLQGKKFVEEYIPTQEIQVTSIHWNYKTTDDVVKVEVWDVVDKGKGKKRGDGLKTENDPQEAESEMALDAEFLDVYKNCNGVVMMFDITKQWTFNYVLRELPKVPTHVPVCVLGNYRDMGEHRVILPDDVRDFIDHLDRPPGSSYFRYAESSMKNSFGLKYLHKFFNIPFLQLQRETLLRQLETNQLDIDATLEELSVQQETEDQNYSIFLEMMEARSRGHASPLAANGQSPSSGSQSPVVPPSAVSTGSSSPSTPQPAPQLSIGVSSTCPSAPSPVPPLEAMPSSVHPSAPAPTQRRSIISRLFGTSSAAEVTPSPPEPAPALEAPAGVQNVEDFVPEDGLDRSFLEDPTVPKDKKKIETKGPQQDSDSDDGEALGGNPMVAGFQDDVDIEDQLHSKSLLPSDPIPSTNISLSSEEEAEGLAGHSRVAPQQCSEPETKWSSTKASHPQKKRAPTRAMPPWSDGLPTGSEPELGSTKPATDGSHRPQEGKDKQVSSESDPEGPIAAQMLSFVMDDPDFESDESDTQRRVPPVPAFRLKNDADLFGLGLEETGPKESSDEDKDSKLPSKEKKKKKKKGKEEEEKATKKKSKHKKSKDKEEGKEDRKKKRKPSRSKEQKAADELEAFLGGGAPGSRHPGGGDYEEL, encoded by the exons ATGTTCTCCGCGTTGAAGAAGCTGGTGGGGTCGGAGCAGGCCCCGGGACGGGACAAGAACATCCCCGCCGGGCTGCAGTCCATGAACCAGGCGCTGCAGAGGCGCTTCGCTAAGGGGGTTCAATACAACA TGAAGATTGTGATCCGGGGTGACAGGAACACGGGCAAGACAGCTCTGTGGCATCGATTGCAGGGCAAGAAGTTTGTGGAAGAGTACATCCCCACGCAAGAGATCCAGGTCACCAGCATCCACTGGAACTACAAAA CCACTGACGATGTAGTGAAAGTTGAAGTCTGGGATGTAGTTGACAAAG GAAAAGGTAAAAAACGAGGTGATGGCTTGAAGACGGAGAATGACCCCCAGGAG GCCGAGTCTGAAATGGCCTTGGATGCTGAGTTCCTGGACGTGTACAAGAACTGTAATGGGGTGGTCATGATGTTTGACATCACTAAGCAGTG GACCTTCAATTATGTTCTCCGGGAGCTTCCCAAAGTGCCAACCCATGTGCCGGTGTGCGTGCTGGGCAACTACCGTGACATGGGCGAGCATCGAGTCATTCTGCCAGACGATGTGCGTGACTTCATTGACCACCTggacag ACCTCCAGGCTCCTCCTATTTCCGCTATGCTGAGTCTTCCATGAAGAACAGCTTTGGCCTAAAGTACCTGCATAAGTTCTTCAACATCCCATTTTTGCAGCTACAG AGGGAGACACTGCTGAGGCAGCTGGAGACAAACCAACTAGACATCGACGCCACACTAGAGGAGCTGTCAGTGCAGCAGGAGACCGAGGACCAGAACTACAGCAT CTTCCTCGAAATGATGGAAGCTCGAAGTCGAGGCCACGCATCCCCTTTGGCAGCCAATGGGCAGAGCCCATCCTCAGGCTCCCAGTCGCCAGTTGTGCCTCCAAGTGCTGTATCCACGGGGAGCTCCAGCCCTAGTACCCCCCAGCCTGCCCCACAGCTGTCCATTGGTGTCTCGTCCACCTGTCCCTCAGCACCATCTCCTGTACCCCCATTGGAGGCCATGCCCTCCTCTGTACACCCTTCAGCCCCAGCTCCAACCCAGCGTCGCAGTATCATATCTCGGCTGTTTGGGACTTCATCAGCTGCAGAAGTGACTCCTTCACCTCCAG AGCCAGCTCCAGCTCTAGAGGCCCCAGCAGGAGTCCAGAATGTTGAGGATTTTGTCCCTGAAGATGGCCTTGATCGAAGCTTCCTGGAAGACCCAACTGTGCctaaagacaagaagaaaattgaaactaAAGGCCCACAGCAGGATAGTGACAG CGACGATGGGGAGGCCCTAGGAGGGAACCCAATGGTAGCAGGTTTCCAGGATGATGTGGACATAGAAGAccagctacatagcaaatcccTGCTGCCCTCAGACCCCATCCCCAGTACGAACATCAGTCTCTCAAGTGAGGAGGAAGCTGAAGGACTGGCAGGCCACTCCAGAGTGGCTCCTCAGCAGTGCTCAGAGCCTGAGACAAAATG GTCTTCCACCAAGGCCTCACATCCACAAAAGAAGAGAGCTCCCACACGAGCTATGCCACCATGGTCAGATGGTCTCCCCACTGGCTCAGAGCCTGAACTCGGCAGTACCAAGCCAGCCACTGATGGCTCTCATAGACCTCAGGAAGGGAAGGACAAACAGGTGTCATCAGAAAGTGATCCTGAGGGGCCCATTGCTGCCCAGATGCTGTCTTTTGTCATGGATGACCCTGACTTTGAAAGTGATGAATCGGACACACAGCGGAGAGTG cCCCCAGTCCCTGCTTTCAGACTGAAGAATGACGCAGATCTCTTTGGGCTGGGTCTGGAGGAGACAGGACCCAAGGAAAGCAGTGATGAAG ATAAAGACAGCAAACTTCCCtctaaagagaagaagaaaaagaagaagaaaggcaaagag gaggaagaaaaggctacaaagaagaaaagcaaacataagAAAAGCAAGGACAAGGAAGAGGGCAAGGAGGAtcggaagaagaagaggaagccctCTCGGAGCAAGGAGCAGAAGGCTGCTGATGAGCTGGAAGCCTTCCTGGGGGGTGGGGCCCCTGGCAGCCGCCACCCTGGAGGTGGGGACTATGAGGAGCTCTAG
- the Rabl6 gene encoding rab-like protein 6 isoform X1, translating into MFSALKKLVGSEQAPGRDKNIPAGLQSMNQALQRRFAKGVQYNMKIVIRGDRNTGKTALWHRLQGKKFVEEYIPTQEIQVTSIHWNYKTTDDVVKVEVWDVVDKGKGKKRGDGLKTENDPQEAESEMALDAEFLDVYKNCNGVVMMFDITKQWTFNYVLRELPKVPTHVPVCVLGNYRDMGEHRVILPDDVRDFIDHLDRPPGSSYFRYAESSMKNSFGLKYLHKFFNIPFLQLQRETLLRQLETNQLDIDATLEELSVQQETEDQNYSIFLEMMEARSRGHASPLAANGQSPSSGSQSPVVPPSAVSTGSSSPSTPQPAPQLSIGVSSTCPSAPSPVPPLEAMPSSVHPSAPAPTQRRSIISRLFGTSSAAEVTPSPPEPAPALEAPAGVQNVEDFVPEDGLDRSFLEDPTVPKDKKKIETKGPQQDSDSDDGEALGGNPMVAGFQDDVDIEDQLHSKSLLPSDPIPSTNISLSSEEEAEGLAGHSRVAPQQCSEPETKWSSTKASHPQKKRAPTRAMPPWSDGLPTGSEPELGSTKPATDGSHRPQEGKDKQVSSESDPEGPIAAQMLSFVMDDPDFESDESDTQRRVGGFPVREDLSDVTDEDTVPDQPPPPSKPPVPAFRLKNDADLFGLGLEETGPKESSDEDKDSKLPSKEKKKKKKKGKEEEEKATKKKSKHKKSKDKEEGKEDRKKKRKPSRSKEQKAADELEAFLGGGAPGSRHPGGGDYEEL; encoded by the exons ATGTTCTCCGCGTTGAAGAAGCTGGTGGGGTCGGAGCAGGCCCCGGGACGGGACAAGAACATCCCCGCCGGGCTGCAGTCCATGAACCAGGCGCTGCAGAGGCGCTTCGCTAAGGGGGTTCAATACAACA TGAAGATTGTGATCCGGGGTGACAGGAACACGGGCAAGACAGCTCTGTGGCATCGATTGCAGGGCAAGAAGTTTGTGGAAGAGTACATCCCCACGCAAGAGATCCAGGTCACCAGCATCCACTGGAACTACAAAA CCACTGACGATGTAGTGAAAGTTGAAGTCTGGGATGTAGTTGACAAAG GAAAAGGTAAAAAACGAGGTGATGGCTTGAAGACGGAGAATGACCCCCAGGAG GCCGAGTCTGAAATGGCCTTGGATGCTGAGTTCCTGGACGTGTACAAGAACTGTAATGGGGTGGTCATGATGTTTGACATCACTAAGCAGTG GACCTTCAATTATGTTCTCCGGGAGCTTCCCAAAGTGCCAACCCATGTGCCGGTGTGCGTGCTGGGCAACTACCGTGACATGGGCGAGCATCGAGTCATTCTGCCAGACGATGTGCGTGACTTCATTGACCACCTggacag ACCTCCAGGCTCCTCCTATTTCCGCTATGCTGAGTCTTCCATGAAGAACAGCTTTGGCCTAAAGTACCTGCATAAGTTCTTCAACATCCCATTTTTGCAGCTACAG AGGGAGACACTGCTGAGGCAGCTGGAGACAAACCAACTAGACATCGACGCCACACTAGAGGAGCTGTCAGTGCAGCAGGAGACCGAGGACCAGAACTACAGCAT CTTCCTCGAAATGATGGAAGCTCGAAGTCGAGGCCACGCATCCCCTTTGGCAGCCAATGGGCAGAGCCCATCCTCAGGCTCCCAGTCGCCAGTTGTGCCTCCAAGTGCTGTATCCACGGGGAGCTCCAGCCCTAGTACCCCCCAGCCTGCCCCACAGCTGTCCATTGGTGTCTCGTCCACCTGTCCCTCAGCACCATCTCCTGTACCCCCATTGGAGGCCATGCCCTCCTCTGTACACCCTTCAGCCCCAGCTCCAACCCAGCGTCGCAGTATCATATCTCGGCTGTTTGGGACTTCATCAGCTGCAGAAGTGACTCCTTCACCTCCAG AGCCAGCTCCAGCTCTAGAGGCCCCAGCAGGAGTCCAGAATGTTGAGGATTTTGTCCCTGAAGATGGCCTTGATCGAAGCTTCCTGGAAGACCCAACTGTGCctaaagacaagaagaaaattgaaactaAAGGCCCACAGCAGGATAGTGACAG CGACGATGGGGAGGCCCTAGGAGGGAACCCAATGGTAGCAGGTTTCCAGGATGATGTGGACATAGAAGAccagctacatagcaaatcccTGCTGCCCTCAGACCCCATCCCCAGTACGAACATCAGTCTCTCAAGTGAGGAGGAAGCTGAAGGACTGGCAGGCCACTCCAGAGTGGCTCCTCAGCAGTGCTCAGAGCCTGAGACAAAATG GTCTTCCACCAAGGCCTCACATCCACAAAAGAAGAGAGCTCCCACACGAGCTATGCCACCATGGTCAGATGGTCTCCCCACTGGCTCAGAGCCTGAACTCGGCAGTACCAAGCCAGCCACTGATGGCTCTCATAGACCTCAGGAAGGGAAGGACAAACAGGTGTCATCAGAAAGTGATCCTGAGGGGCCCATTGCTGCCCAGATGCTGTCTTTTGTCATGGATGACCCTGACTTTGAAAGTGATGAATCGGACACACAGCGGAGAGTG GGGGGGTTCCCAGTAAGAGAAGACCTCTCTGATGTTACTGATGAGGACACTGTCCCTGAtcagccacccccaccctccaagcCCCCAGTCCCTGCTTTCAGACTGAAGAATGACGCAGATCTCTTTGGGCTGGGTCTGGAGGAGACAGGACCCAAGGAAAGCAGTGATGAAG ATAAAGACAGCAAACTTCCCtctaaagagaagaagaaaaagaagaagaaaggcaaagag gaggaagaaaaggctacaaagaagaaaagcaaacataagAAAAGCAAGGACAAGGAAGAGGGCAAGGAGGAtcggaagaagaagaggaagccctCTCGGAGCAAGGAGCAGAAGGCTGCTGATGAGCTGGAAGCCTTCCTGGGGGGTGGGGCCCCTGGCAGCCGCCACCCTGGAGGTGGGGACTATGAGGAGCTCTAG
- the Ccdc183 gene encoding coiled-coil domain-containing protein 183: MKLHSEAAMEAQIQELRTITRLQEQCRALQIQGVKEKTKQNKATLSLLRSNLRRGAQDWALAKKYDQWTISKACAKDTSMRLAYCRSSMEVAREKLRKCVFDRVNTHNVLIHLARLRGQKLESLQLELSNLRNQPDTTKDELRQLQIIRQLENNIEKTMIKITSSQNIHMLYTDLLDYLKKVLAGYPTELDKLQNLVSNYSMELSDMTAMSQDAMMITDEVKRNMRQGEATFIEERRARENRLNQQKKLIDKIHTKETSEKYRRGRRDLDFSSNLMSADSMKVRKKETSIADMEYQTDVTTLVERVKSAVQCSHLWDIAGRFLAQKNTEENLELQMEDCEERRTQLEALMKKLELEEALLKFHQTPSSVGFSSIEKKMKGMLDEEEARLQLARNNMTKSQQLLLAIQTGVDNLYIRLIGINLPAMQKEVAISDTLDVYGKLDYCEGKLIYLADRMQKLSRNEEIDTKVRDALESSTLKEKHNTRITFEDQEEDMIETFQFADVDHSYVPSRAEIKKQGQRLIEGKLKASKKKKK, from the exons ATGAAGTTGCACAGCGAAGCAGCCATGGAGGCACAGATACAGGAGCTAAGGACCATCACTCGGCTCCAGG AACAATGTCGGGCGCTCCAGATCCAGGGCGTGAAGgagaagacaaaacagaacaaagctacaCTGAGCCTTCTGCGCAGCAACCTCCGTCGAGGGGCCCAGGACTGGGCTTTGGCTAAGAAG TACGATCAGTGGACCATCTCCAAGGCCTGCGCGAAGGATACGTCTATGAGGCTGGCATACTGCCGCAGTAGTATGGAG GTGGCTCGGGAGAAGCTGCGCAAGTGCGTCTTCGACCGTGTGAATACACACAACGTGCTGATCCATCTGGCTCGGCTACGCGGACAGAAACTGGAGAGCTTGCAGCTGGAACTGTCCAACCTACGGAATCAGCCTGACACCACTAAGGACGAGCTGCGGCAGCTACAG attATCCGCCAGCTGGAGAATAACATTGAAAAGACCATGATCAAGATCACCTCCAGCCAGAACATCCACATGCTATACACGGACCTGCTGGACTACCTGAAGAAG GTGCTGGCAGGGTACCCCACAGAGCTAGACAAGCTTCAGAACCTGGTGTCCAACTACTCCATGGAGCTGTCAGATATGACAGCCATGTCCCAGGATGCCATGATGATTACTGATGAGGTCAAG AGGAACATGAGGCAGGGGGAGGCAACCTTCATCGAGGAGCGAAGGGCACGGGAGAACCGGCTGAACCAGCAGAAGAAACTTATCGACAAGATCCACACTAAGGAGACCAGCGAGAAGTACCGCCGT GGTCGCAGGGACTTGGACTTCTCCTCCAATCTGATGAGTGCAGACAGCATGAAGG tgaggaaaaaagaaacttccATAGCTGACATGGAATACCAGACAGACGTGACTACCTTAGTAGAAAGGGTCAAATCAGCTGTGCAGTGCTCCCACCTGTGG GACATAGCTGGCCGCTTCCTGGCTCAGAAGAACACGGAGGAGaacctggagctacagatggaGGATTGCGAGGAGCGGCGGACACAGTTAGAGGCCCTGATGAAAAAGCTGGAGCTTGAGGAAGCGCTTCTCAAGTTCCACCAGACGCCCAGCTCTGTGGG CTTTAGTTCTATCGAGAAAAAGATGAAGGGCATGCTAGACGAGGAAGAAGCGAGGCTCCAGCTGGCCCGCAACAACATGACCAAGAGCCAGCAGCTGTTGCTGGCCATCCAGACGGGTGTCGATAACCTTTACATCCGGCTCATCGGCATCAACTTGCCAGCCATGCAG AAAGAAGTAGCGATCTCGGACACCCTTGACGTGTATGGCAAGTTGGACTATTGTGAGGGGAAGCTCATTTACCTGGCTGACCGCATGCAAAAACTGTCCAGGAATGAGGAG ATTGACACAAAGGTGAGGGACGCCCTGGAGTCATCGACTCTAAAGGAGAAGCATAATACCAGAATTACGTTTGAGGACCAAGAGGAGGACATGATAG AAACATTCCAGTTTGCGGACGTGGACCATAGCTACGTCCCTTCGCGGGCCGAGATAAAGAAACAGGGCCAGCGGCTGATCGAGGGGAAGCTTAAAGcgtccaaaaagaagaaaaagtag
- the Tmem141 gene encoding transmembrane protein 141, with product MVNLGLSRVDDTVAAKHPGLEEYAVCQSNAFMKGVFTLVTGAGATFFCLQMFIKRRFPYPVQWSFLVSAVVGSVASYRVTRMESQKCSDLWLFLETGQLPKDVRTGEKSPLTPGAAGNFTKASPGISASLWRYWDRGEHSED from the exons ATGGTGAACCTGGGCCTGTCCCGTGTGGATGACACCGTGGCCGCCAAGCACCCG GGACTGGAGGAATATGCCGTGTGCCAGTCGAACGCCTTCATGAAGGGCGTTTTCACCTTGGTCACAG GCGCTGGTGCGACTTTCTTCTGCCTGCAGATGTTCATTAAGCGGAGGTTTCCATACCCTGTGCAGTGGAGCTTCCTGGTGTCTGCCG TCGTAGGATCTGTGGCCAGCTATAGAGTGACAAGAATGGAGTCTCAGAAATGCAGCGACCTCTGGCTCTTCCTGGAGACGGGGCAGCTCCCCAAAGACGTGCGCACAGGTGAGAAGTCCCCCCTCACCCCAGGGGCAGCAGGCAATTTCACAAAGGCAAGCCCAGGcatctctgcttccctctggaggtactgggacagaggagagcaCAGCGAAGACTGA